From Juglans regia cultivar Chandler chromosome 6, Walnut 2.0, whole genome shotgun sequence, the proteins below share one genomic window:
- the LOC108994547 gene encoding 3-ketoacyl-CoA synthase 6: MPPSSPNFSSSVKLKYVKLGYQYLVNHILTLTLIPIMAAVLIEVLRMGPLEILNLWRSLNFDLVQILCCSFLIIFVATVYFKSKPRTIFLVDYACFKPPNTCRVPFATFMEHSRLILKDKPKSVEFQMRILERSGLGEETCLPPAIHYIPPTPTMEAARGEAELVIFSAMDSLLEKTGLKPKDIDILIVNCSLFSPTPSLSAMVINKYKLRSNIKSFNLSGMGCSAGLISVDLARDLLQVHPNSNAVIVSTEIITPNYYQGNERAMLLPNCLFRMGGAAILLSNRTSERRRAKYRLVHVVRTHKGADDKAFRCVFEEEDKEGNVGISLQKDLMAIAGEALKSNITTIGPLVLPASEQLLFLLTLIGRKIFNPKWKPYIPDFKQAFEHFCIHAGGRAVIDELQKNLQLSAEHVEASRMTLHRFGNTSSSSLWYELSYIESKARMRRGDRVWQIAFGSGFKCNSAVWKCNRTIKSPSDGPWADCIDRYPVYIPEVVKL, translated from the coding sequence ATGCCTCCAAGCTCACCCAACTTCTCCAGCTCTGTGAAGCTCAAGTATGTCAAGCTTGGGTATCAGTACCTTGTTAACCACATTTTAACACTGACGCTCATACCCATCATGGCTGCTGTATTGATAGAGGTTCTACGCATGGGGCCGTTGGAAATCTTGAACCTTTGGAGATCCCTCAACTTTGATCTCGTCCAAATCCTCTGCTGCTCTTTCCTCATCATCTTCGTCGCCACCGTTTACTTCAAGTCAAAGCCACGGACAATCTTTCTCGTGGATTACGCCTGTTTCAAGCCCCCGAACACGTGTCGGGTGCCGTTTGCTACGTTCATGGAACATTCAAGGCTCATCCTCAAAGATAAACCTAAGAGCGTTGAGTTCCAAATGAGAATCCTTGAGCGGTCTGGCCTTGGCGAGGAAACTTGTTTGCCTCCCGCAATCCATTATATCCCGCCAACCCCAACCATGGAGGCCGCGAGAGGTGAGGCTGAGCTCGTTATTTTCTCGGCCATGGATTCCTTGCTCGAGAAGACGGGGCTCAAGCCTAAAGACATCGATATCCTCATCGTGAATTGCAGTCTTTTCTCCCCTACACCTTCGTTATCGGCCATGGTGATCAACAAGTATAAGCTGAGAAGCAATATTAAGAGCTTTAACCTCTCTGGGATGGGGTGCAGTGCCGGGCTTATCTCCGTCGATTTAGCTCGGGATCTTCTTCAGGTTCATCCCAATTCAAATGCTGTGATCGTAAGCACAGAGATCATTACGCCCAACTATTATCAAGGAAATGAGAGGGCTATGCTTCTTCCTAACTGTCTTTTCCGAATGGGCGGGGCTGCTATTCTTCTATCAAATCGGACGTCGGAACGGCGGCGTGCCAAGTACAGATTAGTACACGTCGTTCGAACCCACAAGGGAGCAGACGACAAAGCCTTCCGATGTGtctttgaagaagaagacaaagaaggAAACGTAGGGATTTCACTGCAGAAAGATCTCATGGCCATAGCCGGCGAGGCCTTGAAATCAAACATCACAACCATTGGACCTCTTGTCCTTCCTGCTTCCGAGCAACTCCTTTTCCTTCTCACCCTCATTGGCCGAAAAATCTTCAATCCTAAATGGAAACCCTACATCCCCGACTTCAAGCAGGCATTCGAGCACTTCTGCATCCACGCCGGTGGCCGTGCCGTCATCGATGAACTGCAGAAGAACCTTCAGCTCTCGGCGGAGCACGTGGAGGCCTCGAGGATGACACTCCACCGGTTCGGGAACACGTCGTCGTCGTCGCTGTGGTACGAGCTGAGCTACATAGAATCAAAGGCGAGGATGAGAAGGGGAGATAGGGTTTGGCAGATAGCGTTTGGGAGCGGATTCAAGTGTAACAGTGCAGTGTGGAAATGCAACAGAACCATCAAAAGTCCGAGCGATGGTCCTTGGGCTGATTGCATTGATCGATACCCAGTTTATATTCCTGAGGTTGTGAAGCTCTAG